Below is a window of Cydia splendana chromosome 3, ilCydSple1.2, whole genome shotgun sequence DNA.
TGTCCTTACCACAATTCTGACAAATTCAACTACACCTCATATGCCAAAAACTGTCCAGCGGCTTGGGCTGTAGGGCGTGCCAAATAAATGGACATGTATACATACACACGCTCGAAAAACATTAACCCTCCTTCTGATGCGGGTATAAAtactatattatactattttgttACTGGAAAcgtatttttacccgactgcaTCAGAGGAGTGTTATGTTTTACGAGCGTGGGTATCTATATGTCCATGTATTTGGCACGCCCTACAGCCTAAACGGCTAGACATGTGAGGTATGGTTGAATTCGTCAGAATTGTGGTAGTGACATAGGATGACGCCCGCTAATAAAAAAATGGAGGGGGGGGTTGTTTTTTCCTTACTACTTatagcaatatgggtaccaaatgaaagctagtgaaaagaccatttcaaaaatatatgtaaactaTCGGGTTTTTTgattgttttaataatagttgcaatTTAATGtaagagaaaattataggtacttattttaacTTGATGTGcctacttttcttattttttaaatatatatctggttaattattttcTATCATTATATAGAGAATATGCACAGTCATGGTATGTATTTTAGACTAATCtgttcagccattttcaatttagagcacttgaaaatcaactgtggattgtgatttttttctaataatttgttagaccaagtattgaaaatgctacagtatgttatatatttgtgatctactcacaaagccctttcatttggtaccccacatggtatgtttaaaagaaaaaaaaagtttgtactgccgactttatgacgtcacagcaactgcccccaccactttcgcgcttgtcatctcatatatttgtgttcagggcattacactgaatgcatcgataccatattcacccatatccgagacatGAGCGAGAACTAACCTAGTCTGTGCCGCCGCTGGACTATACCTATTATAGTTTTCTTtgaaagtaggtatttattaagtttgtgtttcacgatttttttcatatttttggatgcatgatttatgtatccatgacAAATTGTAACTTTCTAgaactaacgatcacggagcaaagcctcggacagacacagcacagacagacagacatggcgaaactataaggaaaaCCCTAAAAAAGAGAAATAAAGGGAATAATTAATGTAGCagctgcaattgggtatttttggAATCAATTTCAAGTTAAAACCTGCAATACAAACAACACAGCATCATACGTTTATTTCTCATTCTCATTGTGTTTGAATTCTCGGTTCTTCCAAATGACAAGTCTGAATGTCGCACCCTCTTCGCAAGTAGCTCCGTAGTGTTGACCTAGGTCATCCAGCGTGAACACCTTGAGAGTATCCCAGTGGTCCTTCTTAGCAATCTTCTCGGTGCCTATAGCCGTCGTCAAGGCACCGGCAGCAGCGACATTGTAGGCCACACATGCCGAACGTCTAAAATAGGAATATAATTATCAACTTTGTATTAGTTAACCAGCCAAGTTGTGGCTGGCCACGCCTAACGGAgatatttgttttacttttaagCTACACTATGTCGGGGGGCAATTAACATACTTTGTATTTAAAGAGTGCAGATGGGCGGATGTGGTGGACGCTGATCTGCGCGAGCTCCGGGTTGAAAACTGGCGAGAAATGGCACAGTaccgggatcagtggcgagcagtcgtgttggaggccaagacacactttgggtcgctgcgccagtgGTGTAAGTAAGTAACTATTTAAAGAGTAGGGATGCGAGGACCTCATCGTCCGAGGGTTTTACCAGTGTGATCAGTCAAGAAGggagcttgtggcgagctgatgCGGAGATCTGTCACACGACAGTTGGGTGGATGGGACAGGgccctctgcctctggcttgccttagccggccgtcCAGAGTGAAGAGTCCGCGAGAGCTGCGTTCTCGAAGGTAGATGTGCAAGTGTAAGTGACGagttgactttttttttaattttaattttaaactataaacataagtatctgggagaccgagcaaagctcggaaaacatataaaaactcgaaAATGCGCGTTATCCTAGAGATAAGCTACCACCAAGCTAGCTCGATTTTATAACccccatataccaaatttcatcgaaatcgttagagccgtttccgagatccctgaaatatatatacataggtataaataaataaataaatatacaagaattgctcgtttcaAGGTATAACATTAATATCAAACTTACTTACGAGGTGACTACCTATATGTTTAAAGTCAAGTGACACCGGAGATTTGTacctatttgtaaataaatatatacagatTTTAATTTCCATGCAATTGTGATGTGTTaaattacttaggtactcgttaattttttttacgcaaaaaaaaaaacaatattaataaAGAAATATGTTGGGAGCAGAGTGTCGACAGATATTGCAGTCGAACTCATAGTGTCAGTTCTAAGTATAGTGTCCATGTACAGagtgcctaccgcgaaccatgttcgacgagttgcctctctgttgcacttgtcaattcgtacgtaagtgtgacaaggaggcaacacgtcgtacgtggttcgcggtaggccctcagtcgTACAACTTACCTCGCCCTAGCGAATTCCGTTGCTATTCCAAGTTTTCTGAATCGTGGATGAACAATCATACCTATGTCGTCGTAAAATGAAGCAATTTGCAGCTCCTTCAATTGTTTATGCGAATCAAACATTTGCTCCCATTGTAAATATAGCCGCATCTCATAGGTTTCAGGctgggaaataaaaaaacatgtttattaGAACGAACGAATATAACATTACATTATTTAAACATGCACCCAGAACGCTGGGCCAAAGTATCCACGGACTGGATCCCACAGgatggatctcggggcagaggaagacccaaacggagatggcgggacaaccTCGATACATTCTGTGTGGAGTGGCGGGAGAGTGCATTAGACAGTGAcaagtggcgggaaagaggggaggcctttgcccagcagtgggacacacaaataggctaaaaaaaaatttttaacaTAAATCCAGTGAGCCTCAAAGTTTTGTGGtttatttaataatccaataattacTATAAAAAGTTGTGTTAGAGTTGcaacaaaatttcataaaagtttgacgtttaaaataacacttgcacggcTTCacacgagccggggtttgaacccgcgacttccggattaaaagtcgcacgctcttaccgctagaccACCAGCGGCAGATCCCACTGTAACCCTTCCCACCCCCACCCCCACTCTACCTTTAGCTTCTTAAATAAGACCTGCCGCTCCACTGTAGTTAATGACATCAAAGACACGCCCACTATTTTCCGAACATTACCGTCTTCTTCGTCTTCGCAACATATCATAGTAAGCGAAGCAGGATCTTTAATCAATTCACATATAAATAATTGGTACTCCTTTACCGCTTTTGGATTTCGTGAAATgcctgtaaataaataaaaataaattcagaAGTAAACGGTGACATAAAAGTCAAATAGTTAACACACCAAAATCCAAATAATTAACTTAAGGGGCCGGTTACGACGTTTTCGATTTACGAGTTGACCTCACTTTGCGcaaataatttgttcaataaatgtttaattaataattctaattttaattaagatgtttatgatataAATTCGATTAATATAAAATCATTCAAATCATTCTAGTTATACCTACTTCAAATTTGAATAAGTACCCCTGTTGTTCATGCtatgtttcatttattatttcttgGCTTGAGAGAGTGAGAGTACCTAACTTCGATCGTATGAGGGCGACCTAGCGCTAGCGCGGCGCGACGACTTCGGGGACCTTAGGGggtgtccagacggggacaatttttcgccaatctgattaaattgtccgatcaaatcaggccgtgcggacgcaaacaccaatttggctcgccgaattcaaccgccgataatgaccgatattaccgataaaatggggtGCGGATGTAAGAATACCATATTTGTGACGCCGGTATTTTCGTTTTGGGGCGTTTTTTCAATTATGAGGGCAATATCAccattaaatctaaaattggtgattaaattggaaattgacgccaatttcatttctgatcaaatcggccGATTTGATTACCCCGTCTGGACTCCACTTTAATGCCAAATTGCGTACTTATCCCTTATGCGTACTCTCCCCGCCCGAATTAGTTAATATTCTCAAGGAATATAGACCCAGAATGGTGGATCGGCTTATTatagtacctatgtatgtacctatgtatgtataaaaacacactttattgtacatatgacaggttaaaatacaatgaaacaaaataGGTATAAAAGGTACAAAGGTATACTAAGGGGTAGGTGTATTATATTACTTGGTAGGTACAGTGTACTCTTTTTTGGGAAAGATAGGTACAGATGCACTGAAGGCACAAATATAACCATTCACATTCAGTGGGAAATAATGCAAGATTTTATATATTAATCAAGATAATTAATTATTCATTCTAATTACCTGCCATTTTCATAAGTTTTTCGTCGtgaatgaaatattttataaacaaaTGTACGGCATCGTCGATCCGGTTTTCGGGTAAATCCTGAATGCGCAACTTCACCAACGAGCCGTCATT
It encodes the following:
- the LOC134806722 gene encoding uncharacterized protein LOC134806722, translating into MSCRVWSKFQTRRNDGSLVKLRIQDLPENRIDDAVHLFIKYFIHDEKLMKMAGISRNPKAVKEYQLFICELIKDPASLTMICCEDEEDGNVRKIVGVSLMSLTTVERQVLFKKLKPETYEMRLYLQWEQMFDSHKQLKELQIASFYDDIGMIVHPRFRKLGIATEFARARRSACVAYNVAAAGALTTAIGTEKIAKKDHWDTLKVFTLDDLGQHYGATCEEGATFRLVIWKNREFKHNENEK